The Candidatus Nitrosocosmicus franklandus genome contains a region encoding:
- a CDS encoding nitroreductase family protein produces the protein MNTQECIVTKLDIRKFGKENVPSHIISTILDSARYSGSGLNTQHWRFIVIKEQDNLKKLSDDSTSGKWIGGANFAIIVLTDPKYVFIYLMQEGLYRICS, from the coding sequence ATGAACACTCAGGAATGTATTGTCACAAAACTGGATATAAGAAAATTTGGCAAAGAGAATGTCCCCTCGCACATAATATCTACAATCCTTGATTCTGCAAGATATAGTGGTAGCGGTCTAAATACTCAACATTGGAGATTCATAGTTATAAAGGAACAAGATAACCTAAAAAAATTGTCAGACGACAGCACTAGCGGAAAATGGATAGGTGGAGCAAATTTTGCTATTATAGTATTGACAGATCCAAAGTATGTTTTCATCTACTTGATGCAGGAAGGGTTATACAGA